The nucleotide sequence ATACCGGGAAGCGCCACCCGCGCGCCGACGAGAATCAGCGCAAGGATCGGCAGGGCCCAGAAAATCGGCCGGCGGATCAGCCCGCGCGGCGTGACGGCGAGCGCCATGGGCTTCCCTTGCTGGCGGAGCGCCATTCTGGTCTCCGTTTTCCGAAGACCACAAGGCGGGCAATCCCGCGCGCGGGCTAGGCAAGCCGGCTTGCGGCGAGTGCCGCTCCGATGAGCCCGACGCGCGGGTTCAATACGACGTCGACGGGAATCGTGGCGAGCAGGGCGCTCATGCGTCCCTTGTCGTTGAAGGCCCGGACGAAATCCCCCGTTTGCAGCGCCGGCAGGATCTTCGCGGCGATTCCCCCGGCGATGTAGACGCCCCCGCTCGCCAGCACCGTGAGCGCGAGATTTCCGCACTGTGCGCCGTACACGCGTACGAACAACCGCAGCGCTTCGACCGACGCGGGATCGGCGCCGGCCAGAGCGGCCGCGGTAATCGCCGCCGGCGGGTCATCCGCGTTCAACAGCGCCGGATTTCCGGCGACCCCGCGCGCCTGGAAGAACCCGTACACATTCACGAGGCCCGGGCCGGACAGGATGCGCTCGTACGAGACGCGCCCGAAGCGAGCGCGCAGATAGCCGAGCAGGTCGATCTGCACCTCGTCGACGGGCGCGAAGTCCGCGTGGCCGCCCTCCGTCGCCACCGCCTCGTAATAGCCGTTCGCCCAGACCAGCAGTCCCTGCCCCAGCCCGGTGCCTGCACCGATCAGCGCGCACGGCGCGCGCGGCTGACGGCGTCCCGGCTGCACCACCGCGAAGTCCTCGGGCCCCAGGGCGGCGATACCGTAGCCGACCGCCTGGAAATCGTTGATGAGCCGCACGCGCGGAATGCCGAGATCGCGCGCGAGCGCCTCGCTCTCGACTCGCCAGGGAAGGTTAGTGACGTTCGCTGCGGCGCCCTGCGCGGTCGGCCTCACGGGGCCCGCGATACCGAAGCACGCCGCCCGCAGGTCGCGCGCTCGCGCGAGCCTCAGGAACTCTTCCGCGAGCGAGAGGAAGCTCGGATATTGCGCGCTCTCGTAGCGCGCCTCCGCTTCCACGCGGCAAGATGGACCGTCGACCTCGGCGACCTGCAGCAGCACTTTCGTTCCGCCGACGTCTCCGGCCAGCACGCGCATGTGTTCGTTCCTCGGGCTTGCGGTGGATTCGCTTTGGTATGATGCGAGGCCCGTTGCTATACTGGCAAGCCCGTGCCGGGGTGGCGGAACTGGTAGACGCGCCGGACTCAAAATCCGGTGGTGGCGACACCGTGTCGGTTCGACTCCGACCCTCGGTACCACTCCTCGTGTTGCCACTGCATGCCGCCTCGCGAACGCCAATGCCCGGCGCCCCGCCGGGGTCGATGCAGGAGGAAGTCTTTCGGCGAGAGCTGCGGTCTAGGCGACCTGGACCGGTATGGCGTTGCGCGTGTGGGTGATGCGGTTGTGCGCGTCCACGTACACCAGGCGCGGCTCGAACGTGGAAAGCTCGCGCTCCTCCACCTCCGCGTAGGCGCAGATGATCACGATGTCGCCCGGGCTCGCCCGGTGGGCCGCCGCCCCGTTCACCGAGATGAGGCCGGAGCCGGCCTCCGCACGAATGGCGTAGGTCGCGAAGCGCTCGCCGTTGCGGAGGTTATACACCTCGACCCGCTCGTACTCGCGGATATCGGCCGCCTCGAGCAGACGGGCGTCGATCGCGACCGAGCCTTCGTAATCGAGCTCGGCGTGGGTCACGCGCACGCGGTGCAGCTTCGACTTGAGCAGGGTCCGTCGCATGCGGGCATTATCCGCCGTCGGCAAGGGGGATTCAAACCGCCCGGCTGAACTCGATATTGTCGATCAGCCGCGTGCGACCGAGCCAGGCGGCGGCGAGCGCGACGAGCGCCGTGTCGCCCCGTTCAGGCGGCGCGAGGTCCCGCTGACGCCGGACACTCACGTATTCCACCCGAAAGCCGGCCGCCGCGAGCGCTTCGATGGCCTCCGCTTCGGCCGGGGCGGTGGCCGCACCCGACGCCACGCGATCGCGGAGCGCGGTCAGCGCGGCATACAGCCGAGGCGCCGCCGCTCTTTCGCCGGCGGTCAGGTACCGATTGCGGGAGCTCATCGCCAGGCCGTCCGCTTCGCGCACGGTGTCGACTCCCGCGATCTCGATCGGGAGACCGAGGTCGGCCACCATCAGACGGATGACCAGGAGTTGCTGGTAATCCTTCTTGCCGAAGAGCGCGATATCGGGATGAACGAGATTCAGCAGCCGGTTGACCACCGTCGCCACGCCCCGAAAGTGTCCGGGCCGAAACCAGCCGCACAGTATCTCGCTCACTACCGGGACCTCGACCTTGGTCATGATCTCCGGTCCGCGCGGGTACATCACATCGTCACCGGGCATGAAAAGGAGATCCGCGCCGGCGCCGGCCAGCGCCGCGCGATCGGCGTCCGGTGTGCGCGGGTAAGTGGCGTAGTCCTCGTTCGGACCGAACTGCAGGGGATTGACGTAGAGGCTGGCGACCACGGCGTCGGCGCGCCGCCGCGCTTCCGCGACCAGGCTCAGGTGGCCTTCGTGCAGGTTGCCCATCGTCGGCACGAACGCAACACGCGCGCGCCTCGCACGCAGCGCCCGGACCTCGTCGCGCAGCGACGCGACGGTCGCAACCTCGATCATGCCTGGCGGAAGGTGTGCTCGGGGCCCGGAAAGGCGCGCGACTTCACCGCGGCCACGTAGGCCTTCACCGCGTCCTCGATCGAGGCGCTGCCCGGCATGAAGTTGCGCGCGAACTTCGGCGTCGGCCGCGGGTAGATTCCGAGCATGTCGTAGAGCACGAGCACCTGTCCGTCGCAGTCGATGCCGGCGCCGATGCCGATCGTCGGGATCGCGAGATCCTGCGTGATCGCCGCCCCGAGCTCGGCCGGCACCGCCTCGAGCACGATCAGGCTCGCGCCGGCCTGCTCGAGGATCTTCGCCTCGCGCCGCATGCGCTCGGCCGCCTCCTCGCCGCGGCCCTGCACGCGGTAGCCGCCGAGCTGGTGTACCGACTGCGGCGTGAGGCCGAGGTGCGCGCACACCGGCACGCCGCGCTCGACGAGAAAATGCACCGTCTCGGCCATCGGCTCGCCGCCTTCGAGCTTCACGACGTGCGCCCCGCCGCGGCGCATGAGCCGCCCGGCGGTCGCGAGCGCCTGCTCGCGGCTCTGCTGATAGCTCATGAACGGCATGTCGACCACGAGCAGCGCCCGCTTCACGCCGCGCGCGACGCAGGCGTTGTGGTACGTCATTTCGGCCACGCTCACGGGCAGCGTGCTCTCGTGGCCCTGCACCACCATGCCGAGCGAGTCGCCCACCATCACGAGGTCCACGCCCGCGCGGTCGAGGAGGCTCGCGAAGCTGTAGTCGTAGGCCGTGAGGCAGGCAATCTTCTCGCCCGCGCGCTTCATGTCCCGCAGGGTGAGGACGGTGACGGGCTTCATGGCGCGACCAGCGGATTGAAGAAGTGGCGGCCGCTGCGCACGCGCGGAATGTACTCGAGCAGCGTCTGGAAATCGGCCTCCCGGTCGACGAAGTTGATCTCGGTGGCGTTCACCACGAGCAGCGGCGCCGCGTAGTAATGATGGAAGAACTGCGTGTAGGCATCGACGAGCGTCTGCAGGTACGCGCGGTCGATGAGCGCTTCGTACGGGATGCCGCGCCGCCGGATCCGCTCCATCAGCACGTCGACCGAGGCCTGGAGAAAGATCACGAGGTCCGGCTGCGGCAGGTCGAGGCTCATCTGCTGGTAGACCTGCTCGTAGAGCCTGAGCTCGTCGTTATCCAAGTTCGCGCGCGCGAACAGGCGATCCTTGTCGAGAAGGAAATCGGCGACGAAGCCGGTGCTGAACATGTCGGCCTGCTTGAGCTCCTGGATCTGCCTGGCGCGCTGAAACAGGAAAAAGAGCTGGGTGGGAAGGGCGTAATGCTTGCGCGAGGCGTAGAACCGCTCGAGAAAGGGGTTCTCCTCCGGCCTCTCCAGCAGCGGTCGCGCGCCGAATATCTCGGCGAGCCGGCGTGCGAGGCTCGTCTTGCCGACGCCCACCGCGCCCTCCACGACGATGTATCCCGGAAACGTTTTCTGCATGTTCTTGAATCAAGACGGCGGAACAGTGGGGCCCTGCACCCGGGACACGCGCTGGTCGGCACACGCACGCAGCAGCTCCTCGACGGCGCCGCGCCCGGGCACGACGAGACCGGGCGCAATTTCGGACAAAGGATACAGGACGAACGCGCGCTCGTGCAGTCGGGGATGGGGAAGCGCGAGCACGGCGTCGTCGCGACGTTCGTCGCCGTAGAGAAGCAGATCGAGATCGAGCGTGCGCGGTCCGCCCTTCCGACCGCTGCCGCGATCGCGACCGTGCTTTCGCTCGATTTCGAGCAGTCCCGCGAGCAGCCGCTCCGAAGACAACCCGGTATCGACGGAACACACGGCATTCACGAAGTCGGGCTGCGCGACCGGTCCGACGGGCGCGCTGCGGTAGAGGGAGGAGCAGCGGACGAGCGTCGTGTGCGGAAGCGTCCGGAGATCGGCCGTCCCGGTACGCGCTTGCCGTTCGGGATCGTCCATGTTGCTGCCGATCCCGATGTAGGCGCGAACCTGCTTCATTGGGGCGTGGTGCGCGCCTCGGGCGGCCGCCGGCGCCCACGCCGGCGTCGTCGCCGCTTGCCGGGGCTCGGTGCCGTACCCGCTTCGGCGATCATTTCCCGGCGTCCGGCCTCGTCGCGCTCCTGGAACCGGGTCCACCAGGAGGCCAGCGCAGGATCCGCTTCGCCACAGTCGGCGCGCAGCACGAGAAAATCGTATGCCGCCCGGAAGCGCTTGTGCTCCAGCAGGCGAAACGGCTGGTTGCCCGAGCGGCGCTCGAAACGGCTCTGCATGGACCAGATCTCGCGCATCGGCGCGCTGAAGCGCTTCGGAATCGTGACGTGCTTGAGCTGCTCGCGGAGGACGCGCTCGGCGGCGCGCTCGAGCGCCTCGTTCGAGCGCATTCCGCGGGAGGCGAGCGTAGCCGTCTCCTGCCGGACCGGCTCCCACAGCAGCGCCGCGAACAGAAACGCGGGCGTCACGGGCTTGTCCTCCGCGACCCGCGCGTCCGTGTTCGCCAGCGCCTTGGGCACGAGTGTCAGCGGGAAGTGCTGCTCTTCGACCTCGAGGCTGCGCTCGGTGAGCGGGAACAGGAATCCGAAGAGGCCGTGCGTGCGCATCAGCTCGTATGTCTCGACCGCGTAGCCGCCCTGAAAGAGCTTCAGCACCTCCTCGAACATGCGCGCGGGCGGCACATTCAGAAGGAGCGGACCGAGGTCCCGGATCGGCGCCCCCGTGCGATCCTCCAGCCTGAAGCCGAGCTTCGCGGCGAAACGTATCGCGCGCAGCATCCGCACCGGATCCTCCCGGTAGCGCGTGACCGGGTCGCCGATCATGCGCAACACGCCCTTTTTGAGGTCGGCTACACCGCCCACGTAGTCGATAACACTGAAGTCGCGGATGTCGTAGTACAGCGCGTTCACCGTGAAGTCGCGCCGGCGCGCGTCCTCCTCCCGCGTACCGAAAACGTTGTGATCGTGCGTTTCCGCCGACTCACCCTCGAGGCCCGGCGGGGGCGCGGCGCGGAACGTCGCGACTTCCACGATTTCGCGGCCGAAGCGCACGTGCGCCAGTCGGAATCGGCGACCGATCAGACGCGCATTACCGAACAGCTTCCTGATTTCTTCCGGGCGTGCGTCGGTGACGACGTCGAAGTCCTTCGGCTCGCGGCCGAGCATGAGGTCCCGCACGCAACCGCCCACGAGCAGGCTCGCGTAGCCCGCCTCCTTCAGCCGGTTCAGGACCTTGAGCGCGTTTTCGCTGATGAGCGCGCGGGAAATGGGATGTTCTGCGCGCGGAATGATGAAGGGCTCGCTAATTTTCGCCTTACCCTGTGCTGTGTTCGACCGTGCACGCCGGACCGACGGACCGGCCATGATGCCATCGCGGCAACGGGCGGAATCGATGCGACCCATGCCGTCGTACCCGAAAAACCGGCGTGCCTCCTCTTCCTTCGCGCCGCGCGACTCCGCGAACCGCAAAAACCCGCCTCGCTGCACGCGGTTCGCGGTTGTGAAATCCCGGGCGGCCCGTATAATAGCACCGCTTTCACACCGCCGTTTACGCGGGCATCCCGCGCTCCCTTCGTCTAGTGGCCTAGGACGCTGGCCTCTCACGCCGGTAACAGGGGTTCGAGTCCCCTAGGGAGCGCCACCTCGCCGTCCATGGCGCCACCTTGCGACCTCGCTGAACTCCGGCCCGCACGTCCGTGTGCGGGCGCTCGGCGGCGCGGACACACGTTAAGTGTGTCCGCAAGCGCCCCG is from Sulfurifustis variabilis and encodes:
- the panB gene encoding 3-methyl-2-oxobutanoate hydroxymethyltransferase, whose amino-acid sequence is MKPVTVLTLRDMKRAGEKIACLTAYDYSFASLLDRAGVDLVMVGDSLGMVVQGHESTLPVSVAEMTYHNACVARGVKRALLVVDMPFMSYQQSREQALATAGRLMRRGGAHVVKLEGGEPMAETVHFLVERGVPVCAHLGLTPQSVHQLGGYRVQGRGEEAAERMRREAKILEQAGASLIVLEAVPAELGAAITQDLAIPTIGIGAGIDCDGQVLVLYDMLGIYPRPTPKFARNFMPGSASIEDAVKAYVAAVKSRAFPGPEHTFRQA
- the folK gene encoding 2-amino-4-hydroxy-6-hydroxymethyldihydropteridine diphosphokinase; protein product: MKQVRAYIGIGSNMDDPERQARTGTADLRTLPHTTLVRCSSLYRSAPVGPVAQPDFVNAVCSVDTGLSSERLLAGLLEIERKHGRDRGSGRKGGPRTLDLDLLLYGDERRDDAVLALPHPRLHERAFVLYPLSEIAPGLVVPGRGAVEELLRACADQRVSRVQGPTVPPS
- the pcnB gene encoding polynucleotide adenylyltransferase PcnB, which produces MQRGGFLRFAESRGAKEEEARRFFGYDGMGRIDSARCRDGIMAGPSVRRARSNTAQGKAKISEPFIIPRAEHPISRALISENALKVLNRLKEAGYASLLVGGCVRDLMLGREPKDFDVVTDARPEEIRKLFGNARLIGRRFRLAHVRFGREIVEVATFRAAPPPGLEGESAETHDHNVFGTREEDARRRDFTVNALYYDIRDFSVIDYVGGVADLKKGVLRMIGDPVTRYREDPVRMLRAIRFAAKLGFRLEDRTGAPIRDLGPLLLNVPPARMFEEVLKLFQGGYAVETYELMRTHGLFGFLFPLTERSLEVEEQHFPLTLVPKALANTDARVAEDKPVTPAFLFAALLWEPVRQETATLASRGMRSNEALERAAERVLREQLKHVTIPKRFSAPMREIWSMQSRFERRSGNQPFRLLEHKRFRAAYDFLVLRADCGEADPALASWWTRFQERDEAGRREMIAEAGTAPSPGKRRRRRRGRRRPPEARTTPQ
- a CDS encoding deoxynucleoside kinase, with translation MQKTFPGYIVVEGAVGVGKTSLARRLAEIFGARPLLERPEENPFLERFYASRKHYALPTQLFFLFQRARQIQELKQADMFSTGFVADFLLDKDRLFARANLDNDELRLYEQVYQQMSLDLPQPDLVIFLQASVDVLMERIRRRGIPYEALIDRAYLQTLVDAYTQFFHHYYAAPLLVVNATEINFVDREADFQTLLEYIPRVRSGRHFFNPLVAP
- the panC gene encoding pantoate--beta-alanine ligase; amino-acid sequence: MIEVATVASLRDEVRALRARRARVAFVPTMGNLHEGHLSLVAEARRRADAVVASLYVNPLQFGPNEDYATYPRTPDADRAALAGAGADLLFMPGDDVMYPRGPEIMTKVEVPVVSEILCGWFRPGHFRGVATVVNRLLNLVHPDIALFGKKDYQQLLVIRLMVADLGLPIEIAGVDTVREADGLAMSSRNRYLTAGERAAAPRLYAALTALRDRVASGAATAPAEAEAIEALAAAGFRVEYVSVRRQRDLAPPERGDTALVALAAAWLGRTRLIDNIEFSRAV
- a CDS encoding glucokinase, with protein sequence MRVLAGDVGGTKVLLQVAEVDGPSCRVEAEARYESAQYPSFLSLAEEFLRLARARDLRAACFGIAGPVRPTAQGAAANVTNLPWRVESEALARDLGIPRVRLINDFQAVGYGIAALGPEDFAVVQPGRRQPRAPCALIGAGTGLGQGLLVWANGYYEAVATEGGHADFAPVDEVQIDLLGYLRARFGRVSYERILSGPGLVNVYGFFQARGVAGNPALLNADDPPAAITAAALAGADPASVEALRLFVRVYGAQCGNLALTVLASGGVYIAGGIAAKILPALQTGDFVRAFNDKGRMSALLATIPVDVVLNPRVGLIGAALAASRLA
- the panD gene encoding aspartate 1-decarboxylase; the protein is MRRTLLKSKLHRVRVTHAELDYEGSVAIDARLLEAADIREYERVEVYNLRNGERFATYAIRAEAGSGLISVNGAAAHRASPGDIVIICAYAEVEERELSTFEPRLVYVDAHNRITHTRNAIPVQVA